Below is a window of Nicotiana tabacum cultivar K326 chromosome 19, ASM71507v2, whole genome shotgun sequence DNA.
CttttaattgtgttaattataCTGACACTTTTTCTGCTTTTATTGAGGCCGTAGGCCAATATGGTCCAGGAATGAagcctccaacatatcatgaaGTTAGAGGGCCATATCTAAAAAAAGAGGTGGCAGAGGTGAACAAAATCGTGGAGGAGCACAAAGTAgaatggaacaagtttggttgttcCATTATGATGGATAAGTGGACGGCGAGAAATGGAAAAATGAACATCAATATCTTGGTGAATTCTCCTAAGGGAAGCTTGTTTCTTGAGTCCGTTGATGCAAGCGACTCTTCGACTGATTCAACCAAAATGTACTCCTTGTTCAAGAGTACAATAGACTCTATTGGAGCAGAAAATGTTGTTCAAGTTGTCACGGACAACGCCAGTGAAAATATTAAAGCTGGCGATTTGATGTCTGTTGGGTACCCGCATATTTATTGGACTCCGTGTGCAGCACATTCCATTAATTTGATCTTCGGTgacattttcaaggaaagaccCTTTAGTTCAATCTTTAATCAGGCAATTAGAGTGCATTCCTATATTGTTCAAAGgcctttgttattgaatatgatGAAGAGATTCACTAAACAAAGAAGCTTGGTGAAACCCGCAAAGACAAGATTTGCTACTGCTTTCTTGACTTTGCATAGGATGTATGAGCAAAAAAGCAATTTGAAGAAGTTGTTTGTTTCAGATGAGTACACTAACAGTGCCTATGGAAAGGAAGCTCGAGGGAGAGAATCTGCAGATATTATACTTTCTCCTTCATTCTGGAATAATgtggttcatgcattgaagattggtGGTCCTTTAGTTAAAGTGCTTCGTTTGGTGGATGGGGAGCAAAGGCCACCAATGGGCTACCTGTACGAAGCAATGGATAGGGCAAAGGAGGCTATTCAAGTCTCGTTTAGTGatcaaagaaaatacaaaagagtCTTTGAGATCATAGATAAAAGGTGGGATAGTAAGCTTCATAGCCCTTTGCATGCAGCTGGACTTGTTTTGAACCCGGAACTGTTTTATGACAATGAAGAAAGGATTCTAGGAGATGAACCTTTGTGGAATGGATACTATGAATGTATTGAGAAGTTGATACCTGAAGAATCCGTGCAAGATAAAATAACAGAGCAATTTAGTATTTATAGGAATGCTGAGcaactttttggaaaaaacatGGCGATTAGACAAAGAAAGACGAAGTCACCAGGTGAGCGAGTGCTTATATGTTGTTTTATAGTTAATAAGTTATTTCTTTATCaatattatgttttgaaaatttgttcTACTTCTACAGTTGAATGGTGGAAGCAATATGGCCATTCCACTCCGGATTTACAAAAGTTTTCCATCAAGGTTCTAAGTCTAACATGTAGCTCATCCGGGTGTGAAAGGAATTGGAGCGTGTTTGAACATGTAAGAACTAAGAAGAAAGATTTAGTATATtgagataattaaattatatctcaatTGTCCTAATCTTACTAATTACTTATTATTTGCAGATTCATACCAAAAAAAGGAACAAACTAACCTTGAAGCGTCTCAATGATCTAGTATTCATTAAGTACAATAGAACATTGAGGCGTCGTTACAACGCTCGCAATGTAATTGATCCAATTAGTTTGGACAACATCGACGATGCTAATGAATGGCTAACTGGAGTCCTGGAAGATCATGCAGATGAAGAAGTATTTGAGGAAACTTCTGATTTCACTTGGGGTGATGTTGCGGAGGCGCGTGGAATTGGGGAGAGGATTTATGGTTTGAGAGGGAGTACCTCAACTTCAAGTTCACAGAGGAAGGGAAAAGAGGCAGCTACTTTGTCCCtagttgatgaagaagaagaagttgaagaagatgacgagcaatataataatgatagtggaatacaagaatttgacaatcttgtagaagaataggatgctcattttgtgctttaattgatgctactatttagtttttacattgaagtattgaacatttgcttacaattacatgtgttgtctatgcaatatttattttttttattttttttaaatttcgcttcacttcaaaaaagcgagcgttgcgcttctcgctttaagcgaaaTGGGGTTTGTCGCTTTTTctcgcttcacgctcttcacaacactggGATAAACCAACAATGTTCTGTGTGCTGATTGCTTGGGGTAGAATACTTTGAACTTCTTTGTTTGGCCTATTTTTTGTACACTGCTTTGTTTAGGTTTGACTAGCTGTTTTTATACTCTCCATTGTTGTTAACAGTCTCTTTTGCAATCTTCTTCGACATGGTAATTTTCTGCTTCCCTGATCTTGGTGTGACGTTGTTTTCATTACTGGTTTTACATTTAGATCTCTAATAGTAGCAGCGGATAGACACGCCCCATAATGCATAGCTGATTGGGTACAATACTTTGGACTTCTTTGTTTGACCCACTTTTATACACTGCTCTGGTTAGGCTTGTCTAGCAGCTTTTTATactctccattgttgttgacagCCTCTTTGTACTCTTCTTCTACATAGTTGCTTCTCTGCTCTTGGTGTGCCATTGTTTTCCATTTATGGTTTACTTATTGCTTATTGCTTATTGCTTTCATTTCTAACATTCTATGATTCAAGTTGGGAAAAGATAGCAATCTTCTTTAACAAAACCAGGCATAATCAAGAattatcttctctctttttctttttctttttctttttctttttggtttcttGTGcgagaccccacttgtgggatttcactaggttttttgttgttgttgttgttgttgtgtgtttaagGTTGTAGGTTGACATGTAGTCGAGAGTTTCCCTAGTCTTACCAATAGTATTAGTACTAGTCTTATATTTTCCTATTCCTAGTTCCTTGTTATTATACGGTGTGTCATTCTTACCAGTAGTATTGGCAGTATTCTTGTATTTTCGTATTCGTAGATCTTTGTTATTACATGTTGTGTCATTTGCTTCCGTTGTCCTATTACCTTGTTGGTGCTATTATTTGTTTATTGCTTCCTTTTCActgttcttgagccgagggtttgaaatagcctctctatcttcatagggtaggggtaaggtctgcatacacattaccctcttcggaccccacttatgggatttcactgggtttgtgttgttgttgtgtgtcgTTTTTTCTTTGTGGGTATATTAATTCTTCTCTCCCATCTCCTGTATGTATTTGCACTTCATCGGAGCATTCATACTCATATTTTTGCATTTGATCCTAATTTTCTCAATTCTATTTATGTATTGGTCTCGCCCTGCCCTATATAGGCAACCAAAAAAATATGTTAAATAGTTAATATTAGTAACACATTTAAAGATGTAACATCATACTCTATGTATTTCGTGTACGCTAAATCTGTCtcaaatcattcttccaaattctCCTCTTATTTCTCACACATGATCAAAAGCTGAAAAGCTTTAGTGCAAAATATATCCTAATTCCTCTATTTTGTACTTCTTGCATCTTATGGATGCCATCTATACAATTCCCCTTACTTCATCAAAAAGATATATCCTAATTCCTCTATCTAGTTGAAAATACTTCTTGGCCATATGATGTTTATTTTTGAAGCTTTGGACCGGTAGTGTGTTTGTCACTTGGGTTCAAATTTATGTGTTGAAGATTATGAAAGAATAACAAAAACATGACCTATCTCTATCACAAAGGCATGTGGTGCGAAAGGTGCACATACATCTATCTTGGAAACCCTAACGCTAGTTAAAATATCTCCCATTAGCCATATGAAATCAAAATTCAGCTTCTCTTAGCATCATGAAAATAATGGAAATTTAACATACCTTGTAAACATGAGGAGCACCATGAATTTGTATGTGACTGGAAATTCTTTGGCCAGGAAAGAAGTACATCTTGAGAATAGACCCTTTCCCAAGAACAGAGCCATTCCGATCTTTCACAATAGCTTCCATAACAGCATCCCCATGTTGTGACTCATGTGGAGCTCTTAGTTCCTCCTGCACTTACAATTATAACAGAATCAAATCGAGCTTAAAAAAGAATCCGCAACACAGACAGATAGATGTCAGAGGCATTACAGGGATGGTAAAGAATCTCCCAGGCCTTAATCTAATTGACCACTTCATTGCTTGAACCTCTGGCCTCTGGTGCAGCCAATCTTTGAAAGTCATCCTCGATTCTCCTTGTCCACAAAATCCATCAAATGCTTCGCTGCCAAGATATGCAGCAAAAGCGATCAAACGAAAATATCGTTCCAAGTACTCAGCCCCACGATTTAGTGCTACTCTTCTTTCTCTAGGCTCAATATGCTGCTGATTACACAACTTTCTGTATTGCAAGACCGCTTGGCGTATGTTCTGCAGAGCTGAACATCGATCAATAATAGCATCTAAGGCCTCTCGGCATTCCACCCCATTATCAAACAATCTTGTTATTTTCCAGAGCAGCAGGATGTCATTTATCCCAAATGCGTCATTTGAATCTATTTGAGGTCTATTTTTCGATACTAATAATGCAGGTGGATGGGCTTCGCCTTCACTTTCATCACCACTTGACATATCACCACCTACGTCTGGATTTGATGCATCATTTAATACTCTAATGGGTCTCCCATGATCAATACGTGATTTCAAAAGGCATGCAATTACAGTTCCAGTAGTAGTCCTCCCTATACCCATCTGTAATTGCAGAAATAAGTAAAACAGCATCTTCCGTTGGGAGCCAAAGGCCACAGAAAATACAAGTAAATCGAAGAAGAAGAATTCATACTAGGTTACCTGGCAATTAAAGACAAAAGCAGTATCTTTGGAAGCAGATGCTATATTAAAAGTCAATAAATCGAAGTCAGAACTTTTGGGAGCTTTGCCATCAGTGATAGGAACACGGGCATACTTTATAGGAAAACCATCAGCTTCCAAGCACTTAAAGACCTCCACGGGAGTTTGAACTGCATCAGAGCTCACATGTTCCCAAGCATCAAATATTTGACCATCATCAGTTTCGTGAATTACCATTATTGCACCTTGATAACGGTCAGCTTCTCGCATAATGTCATCCTTTAATCGAGCTTCCATTTTTTCCACTCTTTCACGATCGATACCCTAGATCCACATACTTGTAATTAGTCAGTTTAGTTATCATGTCTCGAAATACCAAGTAATAGAGGAGTCAAGACTCCAAAGCAAATCCACTTAAAAGAAGGAAGCATCTTGTATTTTCAACTAAAAAATTGCAATACAAAAAGCAACCTTGCATTAGAAATGCAAATATTGTATGCTGAAGTAAACAAAATAAGGCTTTTAAGCTAGAGATCAGGAAATTTAACAATTACAAGCGAAAGATAAAATAGTTACAGCTACAGAAGGGTAATTCGAAAACAGAACTAACTGTACCATTTGAAATCTATCAAAATTAGCTTGGAACAAATTCCAATTTATGCAATCTGATTGTTCGGTACAAGGAAGTACTTATTAAATTGCTGTGTCTGATAAAATATATATCAGCCAAAGGTTCAAAAAAGGACTTAAAAGCAAAGATATTTGCACCACGTTCTATATTGAGATCTCATTGGAATTAAGAATATCTTCCAAAATCAATACATGCAACAGAAGAAATTGCAAGAACTTCTAaaggtacaacaacaacaacaacaaacccagtatattcCCACAGGTGGggcctggggagggtagtgtgtacgcagatttTATCCCTACCTAGtgaatagaccctcggctcagaaaggGTGAGAAGAAGAAGAGCAAGAACTTTTAAAGGTAGTAAAACTAAAGTTATAATCAAACAAAAGTTCCATGATCTACCtttcttgatttttatgtgaaaagcaaaaatgaaaagagaaataaagaaattgcattCTTCCAAACAGAGGTTGAAAAAAGTATTCTTCCAAACAGAGAAACCAAAAGGAAGTAGAATGGCTTCTGGCAGCACAAAAtaagtctcaaattttgtcaTGTAGTACCCATTTAAAGGATCCATTAATGATACCAT
It encodes the following:
- the LOC142173239 gene encoding uncharacterized protein LOC142173239; its protein translation is MFARWMYDAGLPFNCVNYTDTFSAFIEAVGQYGPGMKPPTYHEVRGPYLKKEVAEVNKIVEEHKVEWNKFGCSIMMDKWTARNGKMNINILVNSPKGSLFLESVDASDSSTDSTKMYSLFKSTIDSIGAENVVQVVTDNASENIKAGDLMSVGYPHIYWTPCAAHSINLIFGDIFKERPFSSIFNQAIRVHSYIVQRPLLLNMMKRFTKQRSLVKPAKTRFATAFLTLHRMYEQKSNLKKLFVSDEYTNSAYGKEARGRESADIILSPSFWNNVVHALKIGGPLVKVLRLVDGEQRPPMGYLYEAMDRAKEAIQVSFSDQRKYKRVFEIIDKRWDSKLHSPLHAAGLVLNPELFYDNEERILGDEPLWNGYYECIEKLIPEESVQDKITEQFSIYRNAEQLFGKNMAIRQRKTKSPGERVLICCFIVNKLFLYQYYVLKICSTSTVEWWKQYGHSTPDLQKFSIKVLSLTCSSSGCERNWSVFEHIHTKKRNKLTLKRLNDLVFIKYNRTLRRRYNARNVIDPISLDNIDDANEWLTGVLEDHADEEVFEETSDFTWGDVAEARGIGERIYGLRGSTSTSSSQRKGKEAATLSLVDEEEEVEEDDEQYNNDSGIQEFDNLVEE